A part of Haloarchaeobius sp. HME9146 genomic DNA contains:
- a CDS encoding YeeE/YedE family protein, which yields MIELFPNGVAHYALGGVLIGLGTVLIYLGTGIIAGASTFLESTWSYVSDRSRFQQYRFTSSRDWRVVFTVGIVLGAAGYTVATGADWFTTQVAPWRLLLGGFLVGIGTRVGKGCTSGHGVCGVGSLSETSLVNVATFVIVAIGTANVIAAMGWGI from the coding sequence ATGATCGAACTCTTCCCCAACGGCGTGGCGCACTACGCCCTCGGGGGCGTCCTCATCGGCCTCGGGACGGTACTCATCTACCTGGGTACCGGCATCATCGCCGGGGCGAGCACGTTCCTCGAGTCGACGTGGTCGTACGTCTCCGACCGTTCGCGCTTCCAGCAGTACCGCTTCACCAGTTCGCGCGACTGGCGCGTCGTCTTCACCGTCGGCATCGTGTTGGGTGCCGCGGGCTACACGGTCGCCACCGGTGCCGACTGGTTCACCACACAGGTCGCCCCGTGGCGGCTGCTCCTGGGCGGCTTCCTCGTCGGTATCGGCACCCGCGTCGGGAAGGGCTGTACGTCCGGCCACGGCGTCTGTGGTGTCGGGTCGCTCTCTGAGACCTCGCTGGTGAACGTCGCGACCTTCGTCATCGTCGCCATCGGGACGGCGAACGTCATCGCTGCCATGGGGTGGGGCATATGA
- a CDS encoding sulfurtransferase TusA family protein has protein sequence MSTDISVTETLDVKGENCPMPVVKTKQAIDDLEADDVLEVVATDSGSMSDIAGWADTTPGVELVAQEEGDGIYTHYVRKTE, from the coding sequence ATGAGCACAGACATCAGCGTTACCGAGACCCTCGACGTGAAAGGAGAGAACTGCCCGATGCCCGTCGTCAAGACCAAGCAGGCCATCGACGACCTCGAAGCCGACGACGTGCTCGAAGTGGTCGCGACCGACTCCGGCAGCATGAGCGACATCGCTGGCTGGGCCGACACCACCCCCGGCGTCGAACTGGTCGCCCAGGAGGAAGGCGACGGCATCTACACGCACTACGTGCGCAAGACCGAGTGA
- a CDS encoding YeeE/YedE family protein: MSQDRGLAFYGLVLLGGLIFGVGLALSEMAHPEVVLRFLQLEDFGLLLVMGGASVTAGIAFWTMSRSGRRAPLTGAEYARRLKDYDSNVLVGGTIFGVGWGLSGICPGAAYASLGVGNLTILWGIGGMFLGAYVQGVWRSRDDEPSTTPSSAD; this comes from the coding sequence ATGAGCCAGGACCGCGGCCTCGCGTTCTACGGCCTCGTCCTGCTGGGTGGCCTGATATTCGGGGTCGGCCTCGCGCTCAGTGAGATGGCCCACCCCGAGGTCGTCCTGCGGTTCCTCCAGCTGGAGGACTTCGGCCTGCTCCTCGTGATGGGCGGGGCCAGCGTCACCGCCGGCATCGCCTTCTGGACGATGAGTCGTTCCGGGAGGCGTGCGCCCCTCACCGGGGCAGAGTACGCCCGCCGACTGAAGGACTACGACAGCAACGTCCTCGTGGGCGGCACCATCTTCGGCGTCGGCTGGGGCCTCTCGGGCATCTGCCCGGGCGCGGCCTACGCCAGCCTCGGGGTCGGGAACCTCACCATCCTCTGGGGCATCGGCGGGATGTTCCTCGGCGCGTACGTCCAGGGCGTCTGGCGCTCTCGTGACGACGAGCCGAGCACGACGCCGAGTTCTGCGGACTGA
- a CDS encoding TetR/AcrR family transcriptional regulator: protein MSDGSFTAEPTDTREKIMHATFRALREHGYAGLSIQRIADEAGLSKSSCYHFYDGKDDLLLSFMEFMFGQFGTGFDIRFSDDPVEDLRLHVQLMVAGPMDEDIAGEILETIPGEVPPDAPIRENNALERGPLVEVRAQGVNEPAFRERFTEMDGAFRGTFAAIIERGIEEGVFREVDATRVADMLVTIGMGTIFRGATATFDRDAAIAEAESYIEHRLLPDGATQE, encoded by the coding sequence ATGAGCGACGGGTCCTTCACCGCCGAACCGACCGACACCCGCGAGAAGATCATGCACGCGACGTTCCGGGCGCTCCGCGAGCACGGCTACGCCGGTCTCTCCATCCAGCGTATCGCCGACGAAGCCGGCCTGAGCAAGTCCTCTTGCTACCACTTCTACGACGGGAAGGACGACCTGTTGCTCTCGTTCATGGAGTTCATGTTCGGGCAGTTCGGGACGGGCTTCGACATCCGGTTCAGCGACGACCCGGTCGAGGACCTGCGCCTCCACGTCCAGTTGATGGTGGCTGGCCCGATGGACGAGGACATCGCCGGCGAGATACTCGAGACGATCCCGGGCGAGGTCCCACCCGACGCGCCGATTCGAGAGAACAACGCGCTAGAGCGTGGCCCACTCGTGGAAGTCCGGGCCCAGGGCGTCAACGAACCCGCCTTCCGGGAGCGCTTCACCGAGATGGACGGGGCGTTCCGCGGCACGTTCGCGGCCATCATCGAGCGCGGCATCGAGGAGGGCGTCTTCCGCGAGGTGGACGCCACCCGGGTCGCGGACATGCTGGTGACCATCGGGATGGGGACCATCTTCCGGGGCGCGACCGCGACGTTCGACCGGGACGCCGCCATCGCCGAGGCCGAGTCCTACATCGAACACCGGTTGCTCCCCGACGGCGCGACCCAGGAGTAG
- a CDS encoding sulfite exporter TauE/SafE family protein, which yields MEVLGMSVLLLATFAGFGVLIGILFGFFGMGGSFLVTPALLVMGYKTDVAVASGLAFVFGTSVIATLKHRDLGQVDYKLGILMIAGTTAGIEVGKLGLEWLQHMGYADSVVSVAYVFLLGGIGVFVTYTALKGGDGGISHDVDEDAELSADDIPDIAKKIQSYRVPPMISLRGGVSVSLWMILLVAFLTGLLSGFLGVGGGFIRMPALFYLIGVPVPVAVGTDLFEIVFSGGIGSFLYAQSGAVDLSIVVPLLAGSALGARMGAASTSLVDEAEIKVYFGVMLLLGAIAVAIRKLGNVFEVPVADTVSLAIILGAALLVSGAVVYSSIKELRAESGTSHAAAD from the coding sequence ATGGAGGTACTCGGCATGAGCGTCCTCCTGCTCGCGACGTTCGCGGGCTTCGGGGTGCTCATCGGCATCCTGTTCGGGTTCTTCGGCATGGGCGGCTCGTTCCTCGTCACGCCCGCGTTGCTCGTGATGGGGTACAAGACCGACGTTGCGGTCGCGTCCGGCCTCGCGTTCGTCTTCGGGACCTCCGTCATCGCGACGCTGAAACACCGCGACCTGGGGCAGGTCGACTACAAGCTTGGCATCCTGATGATCGCCGGGACGACCGCCGGCATCGAGGTCGGGAAGCTCGGCCTGGAGTGGCTCCAGCACATGGGCTACGCGGACAGCGTGGTCAGCGTCGCCTACGTCTTCCTGCTCGGCGGCATCGGTGTGTTCGTCACCTACACTGCTCTGAAAGGCGGTGACGGTGGCATCAGCCACGACGTCGACGAGGACGCCGAACTGTCGGCCGACGACATCCCCGACATCGCGAAGAAGATACAGTCCTACCGCGTCCCGCCGATGATATCCCTCCGCGGGGGCGTCAGCGTCTCCCTGTGGATGATACTGCTCGTCGCGTTCCTCACGGGCCTCTTATCGGGATTCCTCGGCGTCGGTGGCGGATTCATCCGGATGCCCGCGCTGTTCTACCTCATCGGCGTGCCGGTCCCCGTCGCGGTCGGGACCGACCTGTTCGAGATCGTCTTCTCGGGCGGTATCGGGAGCTTCCTCTACGCCCAGTCCGGCGCGGTGGACCTGAGCATCGTCGTCCCGCTCCTCGCGGGTAGCGCGCTCGGGGCCCGCATGGGCGCGGCCTCGACCAGCCTGGTCGACGAGGCCGAGATCAAGGTGTACTTCGGCGTGATGCTCCTGCTCGGGGCCATCGCCGTCGCCATCCGCAAGCTCGGCAACGTCTTCGAGGTTCCCGTCGCGGACACGGTCAGCCTCGCCATCATCCTCGGCGCAGCCCTGCTCGTCAGCGGTGCGGTCGTCTACAGCAGCATCAAAGAGCTGCGCGCGGAGTCGGGAACCAGCCACGCCGCCGCGGACTGA
- a CDS encoding DsrE/DsrF/DrsH-like family protein produces the protein MSTDTPASQEADAAVDGDDAAALLARVDELEQQLADLESEVADDQRKMVIIATKGTLDMAYPPLILASTAAAFGWDVTVFHTFWGLDILHKEHSQNLGLSAVGNPNMPMPNAIAALPGMDRMATKMMEKKIADNDTATIQELIDTSLDMGVEFQACQMTIDLMDYDEDDFFDGVTTGVGAASALSEMGDADVQLLV, from the coding sequence ATGAGCACCGACACTCCCGCATCACAGGAGGCCGACGCCGCCGTCGACGGTGACGACGCGGCGGCCCTGCTGGCCCGCGTCGACGAGCTGGAACAGCAGCTCGCCGACCTCGAGAGCGAGGTGGCCGACGACCAGCGAAAGATGGTCATCATCGCCACGAAGGGCACCCTCGACATGGCGTACCCGCCGCTCATCCTCGCGAGCACGGCGGCCGCCTTCGGCTGGGACGTGACCGTCTTCCACACGTTCTGGGGGCTGGACATCCTGCACAAGGAGCACTCCCAGAACCTCGGCCTGAGTGCGGTCGGCAACCCCAACATGCCGATGCCGAACGCCATCGCGGCGCTCCCCGGCATGGACCGCATGGCCACGAAGATGATGGAGAAGAAGATCGCGGACAACGACACAGCGACCATCCAGGAGCTCATCGACACGAGTCTGGACATGGGTGTGGAGTTCCAGGCCTGCCAGATGACCATCGACCTGATGGACTACGACGAGGACGACTTCTTCGACGGGGTCACCACCGGTGTGGGTGCCGCGAGTGCCCTCAGCGAGATGGGCGACGCGGACGTCCAGCTGCTGGTTTGA